The following proteins are co-located in the Streptomyces sp. NBC_00435 genome:
- a CDS encoding thymidine kinase, producing the protein MPELVFFSGTMDCGKSTLALQIAHNRDARGLQGVIFTRDDRAGEGKLSSRLGLVTEAVEAPEGMDLYAYVVAQLSKGGKADYVIVDEAQFLAPAQIDQLARIVDDLGLDVFAFGITTDFRTKLFPGSQRLIELADRLEQLQVEALCWCGARATHNARTVGGEMVVEGAQVVVGDVNRPAEEIGYEVLCRRHHRKQMTSASAHAGALSPDVLPVNHA; encoded by the coding sequence ATGCCCGAGCTGGTGTTCTTCTCCGGAACGATGGACTGCGGAAAGAGCACGCTGGCGCTCCAGATCGCCCACAACCGTGACGCGCGGGGCCTGCAGGGCGTGATCTTCACCCGCGACGACCGCGCGGGGGAGGGCAAGCTGTCCTCCCGCCTGGGCCTGGTGACGGAGGCGGTGGAGGCGCCGGAGGGCATGGACCTGTACGCGTACGTGGTCGCCCAGCTCTCCAAGGGCGGCAAGGCGGACTACGTGATCGTGGACGAGGCGCAGTTCCTGGCTCCGGCCCAGATCGATCAGCTGGCCCGCATCGTGGACGACCTGGGCCTGGACGTCTTCGCGTTCGGCATCACGACGGACTTCCGCACGAAGCTGTTCCCCGGCTCGCAGCGCCTGATCGAGCTGGCGGACCGCCTGGAGCAGCTCCAGGTGGAGGCCCTGTGCTGGTGCGGCGCCCGCGCCACGCACAACGCCCGTACGGTGGGCGGCGAGATGGTCGTCGAGGGTGCCCAGGTCGTGGTCGGCGACGTGAACCGTCCGGCGGAGGAGATCGGTTACGAGGTCCTCTGCCGCCGCCACCACCGCAAGCAGATGACGAGCGCCTCGGCCCACGCGGGCGCCCTCTCCCCGGACGTCCTCCCAGTCAACCACGCCTGA
- a CDS encoding putative T7SS-secreted protein: MGWRDFVPDVIEDGVEKGAEKVGDAVEWAGDKTADLAEEVGLDDAGDWIRDKSRSAANRLGSDVAELELGQTEDPNRLVYGSVSKIRAQVSHLNDFKASFDKVGNGLKGKTADSFRESVAREPPRWFKAAEAFGKAADAMGRFAETVEWAQGQAKEALEEYNRAKKVSTEARTAHNKLVDTYNNALKAKQDPLPPRPSENFTDPGTAIATAAQDKLDTARKQRNDVAETVRTAVRAARDAAPPKPSYAKQLGDGMDYMDLAKTHLAGGVIKGTAGIVNFARALNPMDPYNLTHPAEYVTNLNSTAAGLVTMANDPLGAGKQMLDEFMKDPSEGIGKMIPELIGSKGLGSLKKIGSTAKHLDDLKGPGRRGLDKDGPDQHKTPDGEKECEGTDPVDLATGRMFLPQTDIELPGILPLVFTRRTESGSAVGRFLGPAWTSTVDERLEIDAAGIIHVTAEGLLIPYPHPAPGVPTQPEEGGARTLLARDVDGDYAVTDPDSGLTFHFTAPPGVEPGGDGEAWLSGITERNGHSITVDRDEEGRPLALVHSAGHQVELSVTDGLVTSLSLAGPSGTNLPLMSYGYEDGNLTSVTKPSGATATFVYDDRRRVIAWIDSNGSRYDYVYDERDRVVAEGGEAGHVEITLSYTDPDPDTGHHTTTLTTAEGQVTRHLFGPGGRVLATTDPLGHTTRFTYDPRGNLLTRTDPLGLTTAFSYDEDDRPVSATRPDGSELRTIRGRFGLPVEVAGPDGSRMVHQYDERGNRTTVTDPAGATTRYTYDHGGRLTSLTDAEGATTRVVCDAAGLPVEVVDPAGAVTRTQRDALGRPVRITDPVGGVTRLEWHADGQLARRTGPDGATESWTYDGEGNLLTRTDASGGVTRFEYTHFDLPVARTGPDGARYEFEHDAGLRLTRVTNPQGLTWDYAYDAVGNIVSESDFDGRALAYRVDAAGRLSARTDALGGTVSFERDQLGQVTSKDVDGRVVTTYTYDPAGRLLEAAGPDGDLRYQYDRRGLTKTELVDGRPISYAYDALGRRTRRTTPTGHVTSYAYGAAGQAQRLTTGGHRVEFTHDAAGRELARVFGDAITMTSAWDEAGRLSEQHITAAGRTVNSRAYAYRADGHLTSVADRLSGTRTFDLDRIGRVTAVRAQGWTERYAYDASGNQTSASWPSRHPGSEATGPRTYTGTSLTRAGDVRFEYDALGRVTLRQKTRLSRKPDTWRYTWDTENRLTSVTTPDGTRWRYRYDPLGRRTAKQRLAADGGSVVEEVLFTWDGLTLCEQSSHQQDQSNAVTLTWDHRGDVPLAQTERILTADDRQEEIDRRFFAIATDLIGTPTELIDQSGDIAWRSRATLWGTTAWARDSSTYTPLRFPGQYYDPETGFHYNYFRHYDPESGRYTSPDPLGLAPAPNPVAYVDNPHSGCDPLGLAPKCTKEEKARKRIDKIVDGVIERAQDGGFKKHGDYHGDTRHAFSDERVMEILKHPDAVYHSTGTAGRLTFRQGEDIVVIDGPGNTQGQAITAYGPSGIKGESGAEALGGKPTDPGRPITHEDIVEGRIPAKGGYMAPAVQIR; encoded by the coding sequence ATGGGATGGCGGGATTTCGTTCCGGACGTCATCGAGGACGGCGTCGAGAAGGGTGCGGAGAAGGTCGGTGACGCGGTCGAGTGGGCCGGCGACAAGACGGCCGATCTGGCGGAGGAGGTCGGCCTGGATGACGCCGGGGACTGGATCCGTGACAAGAGCCGCTCCGCCGCCAACCGGCTCGGCTCGGATGTCGCGGAGCTGGAGCTGGGCCAGACCGAGGACCCTAACAGGCTGGTCTACGGCAGTGTGTCGAAGATACGCGCGCAGGTTTCCCATCTGAATGACTTCAAGGCGTCCTTCGACAAGGTCGGCAACGGGCTGAAGGGCAAGACGGCGGATTCCTTCAGGGAGTCGGTGGCGAGGGAGCCGCCGCGCTGGTTCAAGGCGGCCGAGGCCTTCGGGAAGGCTGCCGACGCGATGGGCCGGTTCGCGGAGACGGTGGAGTGGGCGCAGGGGCAGGCCAAGGAGGCGCTGGAGGAGTACAACCGGGCGAAGAAGGTCTCCACCGAGGCCCGCACCGCGCACAACAAGCTGGTCGACACCTACAACAACGCGCTGAAGGCGAAGCAGGATCCACTGCCGCCGCGCCCCTCGGAGAACTTCACCGATCCGGGGACCGCGATCGCGACGGCCGCGCAGGACAAGCTGGATACGGCCCGCAAGCAGCGCAACGACGTGGCGGAGACGGTCCGTACGGCGGTGCGGGCGGCGCGGGACGCGGCTCCGCCGAAGCCTTCGTACGCGAAGCAGCTCGGCGACGGCATGGACTACATGGACCTCGCCAAGACGCATCTGGCGGGTGGTGTCATCAAGGGCACGGCGGGGATCGTGAACTTCGCGCGTGCGCTGAACCCGATGGACCCGTACAACCTGACGCACCCGGCCGAGTACGTGACGAATCTGAACTCGACGGCGGCTGGTCTGGTCACGATGGCCAACGATCCGCTGGGCGCGGGCAAGCAGATGCTCGACGAGTTCATGAAGGACCCCTCCGAGGGCATCGGCAAGATGATCCCGGAGCTGATCGGCTCCAAGGGGCTGGGGTCTCTCAAGAAGATCGGCTCCACGGCCAAGCACCTCGACGACCTCAAAGGGCCCGGCCGGCGAGGCCTCGACAAGGACGGACCGGACCAGCACAAGACCCCGGACGGCGAGAAGGAGTGCGAAGGGACCGACCCGGTCGACCTGGCTACGGGCCGGATGTTCCTGCCCCAGACCGATATCGAGCTGCCCGGCATCCTGCCACTGGTCTTCACCCGCCGCACCGAGTCCGGCAGCGCGGTCGGCCGTTTCCTGGGGCCCGCCTGGACGTCCACCGTGGACGAGCGGCTGGAGATCGATGCGGCCGGCATCATTCACGTCACCGCCGAAGGTCTTCTGATCCCGTACCCTCACCCGGCCCCCGGTGTGCCCACACAACCGGAAGAGGGCGGGGCCCGCACCCTGCTGGCCCGCGACGTGGACGGCGACTACGCGGTCACCGACCCCGACAGCGGCCTGACCTTCCACTTCACCGCCCCGCCCGGGGTCGAACCGGGAGGCGACGGCGAAGCCTGGCTGTCGGGCATCACCGAACGCAACGGCCACTCCATCACCGTCGACCGGGACGAGGAGGGCCGCCCGCTGGCCCTGGTCCACTCGGCGGGCCACCAGGTGGAACTCTCCGTCACCGACGGCCTGGTCACCTCTCTGTCCCTGGCCGGCCCGAGCGGCACGAATCTGCCCCTGATGAGCTACGGCTATGAGGACGGCAACCTGACCTCGGTCACCAAGCCCTCGGGTGCCACTGCCACCTTCGTGTACGACGACCGCCGCCGCGTCATCGCCTGGATCGATTCCAACGGAAGCCGGTACGACTACGTCTACGACGAGCGCGACCGCGTCGTGGCGGAGGGCGGCGAGGCCGGCCACGTCGAGATCACCCTGTCGTACACCGATCCGGATCCGGACACGGGTCACCACACCACCACGCTCACGACCGCCGAAGGGCAGGTTACCCGCCACCTGTTCGGCCCCGGCGGTCGGGTCCTGGCCACGACCGACCCACTCGGCCACACCACCCGCTTCACCTACGATCCGCGCGGCAACCTTCTGACCCGCACCGACCCGTTGGGCCTCACTACCGCCTTCTCCTACGACGAAGACGATCGACCCGTTTCCGCCACCCGCCCTGACGGAAGCGAACTGCGCACCATACGCGGGAGATTCGGCCTCCCCGTGGAAGTCGCCGGCCCGGACGGCTCCCGCATGGTCCATCAGTACGACGAGCGCGGCAACCGCACGACGGTCACTGACCCGGCCGGCGCCACCACCCGCTACACCTACGACCACGGGGGCCGGCTCACCTCGCTCACCGATGCCGAGGGCGCCACGACCCGCGTGGTGTGTGATGCGGCGGGGCTGCCCGTGGAGGTGGTCGACCCGGCCGGCGCGGTCACCCGCACCCAGCGGGACGCCCTCGGCAGGCCGGTCCGCATCACCGATCCGGTGGGCGGCGTCACCCGCCTGGAATGGCACGCCGACGGACAGCTAGCCCGGCGCACCGGCCCCGACGGGGCCACGGAGTCGTGGACCTACGACGGCGAGGGCAACCTCCTCACCCGCACCGACGCGTCGGGTGGAGTCACTCGCTTCGAGTACACCCACTTTGACCTGCCGGTCGCCCGCACCGGACCCGATGGCGCACGCTACGAGTTCGAGCACGACGCGGGGCTACGCCTCACCCGTGTCACGAACCCGCAAGGACTGACCTGGGATTACGCCTACGACGCCGTCGGCAACATCGTCTCCGAGAGCGACTTCGACGGACGCGCTCTGGCCTATCGCGTCGACGCCGCGGGCCGGCTGTCCGCTCGCACCGACGCGCTCGGCGGGACCGTATCCTTCGAGCGCGACCAGCTCGGACAGGTGACGAGCAAGGACGTCGACGGACGGGTGGTGACGACCTACACCTACGATCCGGCGGGGCGCCTGCTGGAGGCGGCCGGACCGGACGGGGACCTGCGGTACCAGTACGACCGTCGCGGACTCACCAAGACCGAACTGGTCGACGGCCGCCCCATCAGCTACGCGTACGACGCCCTGGGCCGCCGCACGCGCCGCACCACGCCCACCGGGCACGTCACCTCCTACGCCTACGGCGCCGCCGGACAGGCCCAGCGCCTCACCACCGGCGGCCACCGAGTCGAGTTCACCCATGACGCGGCCGGACGCGAGCTGGCCCGTGTCTTCGGCGACGCGATCACCATGACCTCAGCCTGGGACGAGGCCGGACGGCTCTCCGAGCAACACATCACCGCCGCAGGGCGCACCGTCAACAGCCGCGCTTACGCCTACCGCGCCGACGGTCACCTGACCTCCGTCGCGGACCGGCTGTCAGGAACCCGCACCTTCGATCTCGACCGTATCGGCCGGGTCACCGCTGTCCGTGCCCAGGGCTGGACGGAGCGGTACGCCTATGACGCCTCGGGCAACCAGACCTCGGCATCCTGGCCGTCCCGCCACCCCGGCAGCGAAGCCACCGGACCGCGCACCTACACCGGCACCAGTCTCACCCGCGCCGGAGACGTCCGCTTCGAGTACGACGCCCTCGGCCGGGTCACCCTGCGACAGAAGACCCGGCTCTCCCGCAAGCCGGACACGTGGCGCTACACGTGGGACACGGAGAACCGCCTGACCTCGGTGACCACCCCTGACGGGACCCGCTGGAGGTACCGCTACGACCCGCTCGGCCGCCGCACCGCGAAGCAGCGCCTGGCGGCCGACGGCGGGAGCGTGGTCGAGGAGGTCCTGTTCACCTGGGACGGTCTGACGCTGTGTGAGCAGAGCAGCCACCAGCAGGACCAGTCGAACGCGGTCACCCTCACCTGGGACCACCGCGGCGACGTCCCGCTGGCCCAGACCGAGCGCATCCTCACGGCGGACGACCGCCAGGAGGAGATCGACCGCCGCTTCTTCGCCATCGCCACCGACCTCATCGGCACCCCCACCGAACTGATCGACCAGTCCGGCGACATCGCGTGGCGCTCCCGGGCCACCCTGTGGGGCACCACGGCCTGGGCCCGCGACAGCAGCACCTACACCCCGCTCCGCTTCCCCGGCCAGTACTACGACCCCGAGACCGGCTTCCACTACAACTACTTCCGGCACTACGACCCGGAGAGTGGCCGCTACACCTCCCCGGACCCCCTGGGCCTGGCCCCCGCACCGAACCCCGTCGCCTACGTGGACAACCCGCACAGCGGGTGTGACCCCCTGGGCCTCGCGCCCAAGTGCACGAAGGAGGAGAAGGCCAGGAAGCGGATCGACAAGATCGTGGACGGCGTCATCGAGAGGGCGCAGGACGGCGGGTTCAAGAAGCACGGTGATTACCACGGGGACACGAGGCACGCCTTCAGCGACGAACGGGTCATGGAGATCCTGAAGCACCCGGACGCGGTGTACCACTCGACCGGCACTGCCGGAAGGCTCACCTTCCGGCAGGGTGAGGACATCGTCGTGATCGATGGGCCGGGCAACACCCAAGGCCAGGCGATCACGGCGTACGGACCGTCGGGCATCAAGGGTGAATCAGGAGCGGAGGCGCTCGGCGGCAAGCCCACGGACCCCGGTAGGCCGATTACCCACGAGGACATCGTGGAAGGCAGGATTCCTGCCAAGGGCGGATACATGGCCCCTGCAGTGCAGATCAGATGA
- a CDS encoding flavin monoamine oxidase family protein → MDPDANSETPEASGASSEPAPAPSRRPSRRTVIAGAAAVAAAGGLTVAVTSAETSQAVPGAAVADWGTCLTIARAILVRDDQDQPLVPRYADILLKNGLPRSRRPGKKVLVVGAGPAGLTAAHLLREAGHQVTVVEANANRVGGRIKTFRTGGHESAAQPFADPKQYAEAGAMRIPDSHPLVTGLMDGLGLKRRRFHLVDVDAAGRPAYRTWIHVNGIRVRRADYARAPQALNRSFGVPQAYESVPASQIVREAFAPVRKEIEGKKDKELVEGWARVIQRYGHMSMYRFLTEEAKLDERTIDLIGTVENLTSRLHLAFVHSFIGASLISPDTAFYELPDGTATLADAMYARVKDLVRLDRRATRIIHGDGKVTVETVSEGRAGSPVRRETFTADTAIITVPFSGLRHIPVTPALSYGKRRAITELHYDAATKVLLEFSRRWWEFDEADWKRELEAVQPGLYRKYQTGQSPANGTLLGAHSSVPEGHISAGQRAHYAASRVVTRDQPEAARVIGGGSVTDNPNRFMFQPSYPVEGSPGGVILASYSWSDDALKWDSLDDEERYPRALAGVQEVFGQRVEVFYTGVGRTQSWMRDPYAYGEASVLLPGQHTELFPHVRKAEGNLHFAGCHTSIKPAWIEGALESAVRTALEVHTA, encoded by the coding sequence ATGGATCCCGATGCCAACTCCGAAACCCCTGAAGCTTCCGGAGCCTCCAGCGAGCCCGCGCCGGCGCCCTCCCGCCGGCCCTCCCGCCGTACCGTCATCGCCGGCGCGGCCGCCGTCGCGGCGGCCGGCGGGCTGACGGTGGCCGTCACCTCCGCCGAGACCTCGCAGGCCGTCCCCGGCGCTGCGGTGGCCGACTGGGGCACCTGCCTGACGATCGCCCGGGCCATCCTCGTACGGGACGACCAGGACCAGCCGCTCGTACCGCGCTACGCCGACATCCTGCTGAAGAACGGCCTGCCCCGCTCGCGCCGCCCCGGCAAGAAGGTGCTGGTCGTCGGCGCCGGGCCGGCCGGCCTCACCGCCGCGCACCTCCTGCGCGAGGCCGGCCACCAGGTCACCGTCGTCGAGGCCAACGCCAACCGGGTGGGCGGCCGGATCAAGACCTTCCGCACCGGCGGCCACGAGAGCGCCGCCCAGCCCTTCGCCGACCCCAAGCAGTACGCCGAGGCCGGCGCGATGCGCATCCCCGACAGCCACCCGCTGGTCACCGGACTGATGGACGGTCTCGGCCTCAAGCGCAGGCGCTTCCACCTGGTCGACGTCGACGCGGCCGGCCGTCCCGCCTACCGGACGTGGATCCACGTCAACGGCATCCGTGTCCGCCGCGCCGACTACGCGCGCGCCCCGCAGGCGCTCAATCGTTCCTTCGGAGTGCCGCAGGCGTACGAGTCCGTGCCCGCCTCGCAGATCGTCCGCGAGGCCTTCGCCCCCGTACGCAAGGAGATCGAGGGCAAGAAGGACAAGGAACTCGTCGAGGGCTGGGCACGCGTCATCCAGCGCTACGGCCACATGTCGATGTACCGCTTCCTGACCGAGGAGGCCAAGCTCGACGAGCGGACCATCGATCTGATCGGCACCGTCGAGAACCTCACCTCCCGCCTGCACCTCGCCTTCGTGCACAGCTTCATCGGCGCGTCCCTGATCAGCCCCGACACCGCCTTCTACGAACTGCCCGACGGCACCGCCACCCTGGCCGACGCGATGTACGCGCGCGTCAAGGACCTCGTACGCCTCGACCGCCGGGCGACCCGCATCATCCACGGCGACGGCAAGGTCACGGTCGAGACCGTCTCCGAGGGCCGCGCCGGCAGCCCCGTGCGGCGCGAGACCTTCACCGCCGACACCGCCATCATCACCGTCCCCTTCTCGGGGCTGCGTCACATCCCCGTCACCCCGGCGCTCTCGTACGGCAAGCGGCGCGCGATCACCGAGCTGCACTACGACGCCGCCACCAAGGTCCTGCTCGAGTTCAGCCGGCGCTGGTGGGAGTTCGACGAGGCCGACTGGAAGCGCGAGCTCGAGGCCGTACAGCCCGGCTTGTACCGCAAGTACCAGACCGGGCAGAGCCCGGCGAACGGAACCCTGCTGGGCGCCCACTCCTCCGTACCCGAGGGCCACATCTCCGCGGGCCAGCGCGCCCACTACGCGGCCAGCCGTGTGGTCACCCGGGATCAGCCCGAGGCCGCCCGCGTCATCGGCGGCGGCTCGGTGACCGACAACCCCAACCGCTTCATGTTCCAACCTTCCTACCCCGTCGAAGGCAGCCCCGGCGGCGTCATCCTCGCCTCCTACAGCTGGTCGGACGACGCCCTGAAATGGGACTCCCTGGACGACGAGGAGCGCTACCCGCGCGCCCTGGCCGGAGTCCAGGAGGTGTTCGGGCAGCGCGTCGAGGTGTTCTACACCGGCGTCGGCCGCACCCAGTCCTGGATGCGCGACCCGTACGCGTACGGTGAGGCGTCCGTACTGCTGCCCGGCCAGCACACCGAGCTCTTCCCCCATGTCCGCAAGGCCGAGGGCAACCTGCACTTCGCCGGATGCCACACCTCCATCAAGCCCGCCTGGATCGAGGGAGCCCTGGAATCCGCGGTGCGGACCGCCCTGGAAGTGCACACGGCGTAG
- a CDS encoding CASTOR/POLLUX-related putative ion channel, translating to MAQQHTTSLRLRLRYRFDHLLSGGTTALIGWLALACLAVVVPASAVLVWSDRAAPATLSGRLTAVWVSVGQTLKIGGAVGSPLYVLASVSLALVALLFVSTLVSLITTGINRRIMSLRRGHSTVLETRHTVVLGWSDQVFPVIGELVAANANQRRSAIAVLAPQDKVWMEEEISARIGERGRTRIICRNGSTTDPSELRRVSPRTARAVLVLPPTGDTGDAHVVKTLLALDAAVHGSGEAEGRTDGEAVVVAAVRDSRNHLTARLAAGPTGHVLCVDDIVARLLVSTARQPGLSLVYSELLDFDGDEFYPVAPGDLVGRTFGEALLSFDTSSAVGLLHGGGSVTLNPDPEATIGPADRIIVISRDDDTAVRADVAAHVEHDAIVTAAPSTAGAERLLLLGWNRRAPLVIEQLDQYVGPGTTLDVVALGVHAATGGAQGVTTSRSRLEVSFHDGDITDPLTLAKLDVPSYDGVIVIGETEPEALDAPMASLAPVTDPQARADDRTLVTLLHLRAIGDTARRDIALTTEMSDDGNRLLAPAQDGADFIVSGRLISLLMTQISESPYLAAVFEELFDAEGHEFHLKPATDYVRAGHEVSFATAVEAARRRGECAVGYRLRAESATGPGYGVRINPDKRRRVRFREEDWLIVLAES from the coding sequence GTGGCGCAGCAGCACACGACGTCACTCCGGCTCCGGCTCCGGTATCGCTTCGACCATCTGCTCTCCGGCGGTACGACCGCGCTCATCGGCTGGCTCGCCCTGGCCTGCCTCGCCGTCGTCGTTCCGGCCAGTGCGGTCCTCGTCTGGTCCGACCGGGCCGCCCCGGCCACGCTCTCCGGCCGGCTCACCGCCGTGTGGGTCAGCGTCGGCCAGACCCTGAAGATCGGGGGTGCGGTCGGTTCCCCGCTGTACGTGCTGGCCTCCGTATCGCTCGCGCTCGTGGCGCTGCTCTTCGTGTCGACCCTGGTCAGTCTGATCACCACGGGCATCAACCGGCGCATCATGTCGCTGCGCCGCGGTCACTCCACCGTGTTGGAGACCCGGCACACCGTCGTACTGGGGTGGTCGGACCAAGTGTTCCCCGTGATCGGGGAACTGGTGGCCGCCAACGCGAACCAGCGCCGCTCCGCCATCGCCGTGCTCGCCCCGCAGGACAAGGTGTGGATGGAGGAGGAGATCTCCGCCCGCATCGGCGAAAGAGGCAGGACGCGGATCATCTGCCGCAACGGAAGCACCACCGACCCGTCCGAGCTGCGCCGGGTGAGTCCGCGCACGGCGAGGGCGGTCCTGGTGCTGCCTCCCACCGGGGACACAGGTGACGCCCACGTGGTGAAGACACTGCTCGCCCTCGACGCCGCCGTCCACGGCTCCGGGGAGGCGGAGGGGAGGACGGACGGAGAGGCGGTGGTGGTCGCCGCCGTCCGTGACTCCCGCAACCACCTGACCGCCAGGCTGGCCGCCGGACCCACGGGGCACGTCCTGTGCGTGGACGACATCGTCGCCCGACTCCTCGTTTCGACGGCCCGACAGCCCGGTCTCTCGCTGGTCTATTCGGAGTTGCTGGACTTCGACGGCGACGAGTTCTACCCGGTGGCCCCCGGGGACCTCGTGGGGCGTACGTTCGGCGAGGCGCTGCTGTCGTTCGACACGTCCTCGGCGGTCGGCCTGCTGCACGGCGGCGGGAGCGTCACCCTCAATCCGGACCCGGAGGCGACGATCGGCCCGGCCGACCGGATCATCGTCATCTCCCGGGACGACGACACGGCCGTGCGGGCGGACGTGGCCGCCCATGTCGAGCACGACGCGATCGTGACGGCCGCACCCTCGACCGCCGGGGCCGAACGGCTCCTCCTGCTCGGCTGGAACCGCCGCGCCCCGCTCGTCATCGAGCAGCTCGACCAGTACGTGGGCCCGGGAACCACCCTGGACGTCGTGGCGCTCGGCGTCCACGCGGCCACGGGCGGCGCCCAAGGGGTCACGACCTCGCGGTCCCGCCTCGAAGTCTCCTTCCACGACGGTGACATCACCGACCCGCTCACCCTGGCCAAGCTGGACGTGCCCTCGTACGACGGCGTGATCGTGATCGGTGAGACGGAGCCCGAGGCCTTGGACGCGCCCATGGCCTCCCTCGCTCCGGTGACGGATCCGCAGGCGCGGGCGGACGACAGGACGCTGGTCACCCTGCTGCACCTGCGGGCCATCGGGGACACCGCGCGGCGGGACATCGCGCTCACCACGGAGATGTCCGACGACGGCAACCGACTCCTCGCACCGGCGCAGGACGGCGCCGACTTCATCGTCAGCGGCAGGCTGATCAGCCTGCTGATGACCCAGATCTCCGAAAGCCCCTACCTCGCCGCGGTCTTCGAGGAGCTGTTCGACGCGGAGGGCCACGAGTTCCACCTCAAGCCGGCCACGGACTACGTACGGGCCGGTCATGAGGTCTCGTTCGCCACCGCCGTCGAGGCGGCACGGCGGCGCGGGGAGTGCGCGGTGGGCTACCGGCTGCGGGCAGAAAGCGCCACGGGTCCCGGCTACGGAGTGCGGATCAACCCCGACAAGCGCCGGCGTGTCCGCTTCCGCGAGGAGGACTGGCTGATCGTGCTCGCGGAGAGCTGA
- a CDS encoding NADase-type glycan-binding domain-containing protein, which yields MTDDFCGNCGAYLGWSERTAPASAPEPMGSRPPADAESDPPGPAGADPSPPEPAATRTPPPETRPAGGEDLTAGGTRDARSTPQAPPAAAPPASPQAAAPQAAAPQAAASPIPSPQPVRPAKAVAPRPAVRPAARNDDVAGVPCPACGTPNPPDRRFCRRCAAPLTPTTAPAPLPWWRTIWPFRRRTRAGSGRMVRFLVTLTVVLALCAAGFLMLPAGRHLLEDTRDKLGKAKAVTPTGVEASAELPGHPVTHATDGLSNRYWGAPGPGASVTYTFAEPFRLVDVIITNGASSSPEEYAKQGRALQIDMEVTARDGQKVRRKLTLSDKPGPQAFPTGISDATTIRLTLAAPAGSTPDRHVALAEVEFFQRS from the coding sequence GTGACGGACGACTTCTGCGGCAACTGCGGTGCGTATCTGGGCTGGTCGGAACGCACCGCCCCCGCCTCAGCCCCGGAGCCGATGGGGTCCCGGCCGCCCGCCGACGCGGAGTCCGACCCGCCGGGGCCCGCCGGAGCGGACCCTTCCCCGCCGGAGCCCGCTGCGACGCGGACACCGCCGCCGGAGACCCGTCCGGCCGGTGGGGAGGACCTGACCGCCGGCGGGACGCGCGATGCGCGGAGCACCCCGCAGGCACCGCCCGCCGCCGCACCGCCTGCCTCCCCGCAGGCAGCCGCCCCGCAGGCAGCCGCCCCGCAGGCAGCGGCTTCGCCGATCCCCTCGCCGCAGCCCGTCCGCCCCGCGAAGGCTGTCGCGCCGCGCCCGGCCGTACGCCCCGCTGCGAGGAACGACGACGTGGCCGGGGTGCCGTGCCCCGCCTGCGGCACGCCCAACCCGCCGGACCGCCGATTCTGTCGCCGCTGCGCGGCGCCGCTGACGCCCACCACCGCACCGGCTCCCCTGCCGTGGTGGCGAACGATCTGGCCGTTCCGCCGCCGCACACGGGCGGGCTCGGGCCGGATGGTGCGCTTCCTGGTGACCCTGACCGTGGTGCTGGCCCTGTGCGCGGCCGGCTTCCTGATGCTGCCGGCCGGACGCCACCTGCTCGAGGACACCCGGGACAAGCTCGGCAAGGCCAAAGCGGTGACCCCGACCGGCGTGGAGGCGAGCGCCGAGCTGCCCGGGCACCCGGTGACCCATGCCACGGACGGGCTCAGCAACCGCTACTGGGGCGCGCCCGGCCCCGGTGCCTCCGTGACGTACACCTTCGCCGAGCCGTTCCGTCTGGTCGACGTGATCATCACCAATGGCGCCTCGTCATCACCGGAGGAGTACGCGAAGCAGGGGCGGGCACTCCAGATCGACATGGAAGTGACGGCACGGGACGGCCAGAAGGTCCGCAGGAAGCTCACCTTGAGCGACAAGCCCGGTCCACAGGCGTTCCCCACCGGCATCAGCGACGCCACGACGATCCGTCTGACCCTCGCCGCACCCGCCGGGTCGACCCCGGACCGCCATGTCGCCCTGGCGGAGGTGGAGTTCTTCCAGCGGAGCTGA
- a CDS encoding phage tail protein gives MSRAAVPGLPSRHPIGEQLPALYADDDFAQRFTAGLDTVLAPVFTTLDNLTSYLDPRLAPADFLSWLASWVGAVDDPRWPLELRREAVARAVELHRWRGTRRGLVEALRLVLDVSAEVSGDGGATWSRTAGAELPPPPAGEVLVRVWPHREGEAYAVDADRVHSLVRTLCPVHTVCRVEVLSGPPAGEGR, from the coding sequence ATGAGCCGGGCCGCCGTCCCCGGCCTGCCCAGCCGCCACCCGATCGGTGAGCAACTGCCCGCACTGTACGCCGACGACGACTTCGCCCAGCGGTTCACGGCGGGGCTGGACACGGTCCTGGCCCCGGTGTTCACGACCCTCGACAACCTGACCTCCTACCTCGACCCTCGGCTGGCCCCAGCCGACTTCCTGTCCTGGTTGGCCTCCTGGGTCGGCGCCGTCGACGACCCGCGGTGGCCGCTCGAGCTGCGGCGCGAGGCGGTCGCACGCGCGGTGGAACTGCACCGGTGGCGCGGCACGCGGCGCGGCCTGGTAGAAGCCCTGCGCCTGGTGCTGGACGTGTCCGCCGAGGTCAGCGGGGACGGCGGGGCCACCTGGTCCCGTACGGCCGGTGCCGAGCTGCCCCCTCCACCGGCCGGCGAAGTCCTGGTACGGGTGTGGCCACACCGCGAGGGAGAGGCCTACGCGGTGGACGCGGACCGGGTCCACTCGCTCGTCCGCACCCTGTGCCCTGTCCACACGGTCTGTCGGGTGGAGGTCCTGTCCGGGCCGCCCGCAGGTGAAGGGAGGTGA